The Rana temporaria chromosome 4, aRanTem1.1, whole genome shotgun sequence genome contains a region encoding:
- the LOC120937171 gene encoding ubiquitin-conjugating enzyme E2 R1-like, with amino-acid sequence GIEKSGGEGFRVTLVDEGDLYNWEVAIFGPPSTFYEGGYFKAQLKFPIDYPYSPPTFRFLTKMWHPNIYENGDVCISILHPPIDDPQSGELASERWNPTQNVRTILLSVISLLNEPNTFSPANVDASVMYRRWKESKGCDREYTEIIRKQVLNTKADAEVDGVKVPITLAEYCIKTKVPAPDEGSDLLYDDYYEDDDMEDEGDSCYEVQDDSGNEES; translated from the coding sequence ggcatagaaaagtccggaGGGGAGGGGTTCCGGGTCACCCTGGTGGATGAGGGGGATCTGTACAACTGGGAGGTGGCGATCTTTGGGCCCCCCAGCACCTTCTACGAAGGGGGGTACTTCAAGGCTCAACTGAAATTCCCAATTGATTATCCATACTCTCCTCCAACATTTCGATTCCTTACAAAAATGTGGCATCCAAACATCTATGAGAATGGAGATGTGTGTATTTCCATATTGCATCCTCCGATAGATGACCCCCAGAGTGGAGAACTTGCTTCTGAACGGTGGAACCCTACTCAAAATGTGCGAACAATCCTTCTCAGTGTAATCTCGCTTCTGAATGAACCAAACACATTCTCGCCGGCCAATGTGGATGCATCAGTTATGTATCGAAGATGGAAAGAAAGCAAGGGATGTGATCGAGAGTATACAGAAATTATCAGAAAACAGGTTCTTAATACAAAAGCAGATGCAGAGGTGGATGGAGTCAAGGTCCCAATAACACTGGCTGAATATTGTATAAAAACAAAAGTTCCAGCTCCAGATGAGGGATCTGATCTTTTATATGATGATTACTATGAAGATGATGACATGGAGGATGAGGGTGACAGCTGCTATGAAGTCCAGGATGACTCTGGCAATGAAGAATCCTGA